The Quadrisphaera sp. DSM 44207 genome window below encodes:
- a CDS encoding HAD family acid phosphatase, giving the protein MSTPTSAAPDPATGAPASESPVVPVVVLDLDGVLADTRHRSHHLRRRPKDWNAFFAAAAHDPVHRQGLALAHRAVADGAVVVYLSGRPERTRAATEAWLRRVGAPTGPVLLRADGDRRPARVVKVAALRALARTAAAAVLVDDDPDVVAAVRAEPGLVGAVVHADWQPREPEVHAAQERAGRT; this is encoded by the coding sequence CCGCCGCGCCCGATCCTGCCACCGGCGCGCCCGCGAGCGAGTCCCCGGTGGTCCCCGTGGTGGTGCTGGACCTGGACGGCGTGCTCGCCGACACCCGCCACCGCAGCCACCACCTGCGCCGGCGCCCGAAGGACTGGAACGCCTTCTTCGCCGCCGCGGCGCACGACCCGGTGCACCGCCAGGGTCTCGCGCTCGCGCACCGGGCGGTCGCGGACGGGGCGGTGGTGGTGTACCTGTCCGGGCGCCCGGAGCGCACCCGCGCGGCCACCGAGGCGTGGCTGCGCCGCGTCGGCGCGCCCACCGGGCCGGTGCTGCTGCGCGCCGACGGCGACCGGCGCCCCGCCCGGGTGGTCAAGGTCGCCGCCCTGCGCGCCCTGGCCCGCACCGCCGCCGCGGCGGTGCTCGTCGACGACGACCCGGACGTCGTGGCGGCGGTGCGCGCCGAGCCGGGGCTGGTGGGCGCGGTGGTGCACGCGGACTGGCAGCCGCGCGAACCCGAGGTGCACGCCGCCCAGGAGCGCGCCGGGCGCACCTGA